From a single Eleginops maclovinus isolate JMC-PN-2008 ecotype Puerto Natales chromosome 20, JC_Emac_rtc_rv5, whole genome shotgun sequence genomic region:
- the sp7 gene encoding transcription factor Sp7, translating into MAASILEVGNVIEDARYGSSPLAMLTATCNKFGSTSPIRDSATPGKIGSATPLKKPYIMTSDLQTSKNGRTADGSGLADSYTGSFTTAGGGGGSGLLTPTGSPPQSAGGYSSEYNPFSHSFQTSISQDPSLLVSKAHATVDCLTSVYTSLDMTHPYGSWYKAGVHPGITAAPANATSSWWDVHPNSNWLSSSQTQADGGLQASLQPVAPQASLSPQLSSYSTDFTQLNPAPYPSVGLSSSSHLLQPSQHMLPQDMYKPKPVQSSGLMESPMGLKPARGSAGYSGGGAPTRSSCDCPNCQELERLGASAASLRKKPVHSCHIPGCGKVYGKASHLKAHLRWHTGERPFVCNWLFCGKRFTRSDELERHVRTHTREKKFTCLLCNKRFTRSDHLSKHQKTHADSAMQGKAVAGEGETDPRSEETTELNTSAVPANTVTDQISNGDEKTGTPNGVENSSGLLEI; encoded by the exons ATGGCCGCATCTATTCTGGAGGTAGGGAATGTGAtt GAAGACGCACGCTATGGCTCCAGTCCTCTGGCTATGTTAACTGCTACCTGTAACAAGTTCGGCAGCACAAGCCCCATCAGGGATTCAGCTACACCCGGTAAGATCGGCAGCGCTACTCCATTAAAGAAGCCCTACatcatgacctctgaccttcagACATCTAAGAACGGACGCACCGCAGACGGCAGTGGCCTGGCGGACTCCTACACTGGCTCCTTCAccacagcaggaggaggaggaggaagcggGCTGCTTACCCCCACTGGAAGCCCCCCTCAATCTGCCGGAGGCTACTCTTCAGAGTATAACCCTTTCTCCCACTCCTTCCAAACCTCCATCTCCCAGGATCCGTCTCTTTTAGTGTCCAAAGCCCACGCTACGGTCGACTGCCTCACCAGTGTCTATACCTCGCTGGATATGACACACCCTTATGGCTCTTGGTACAAAGCAGGTGTCCACCCTGGCATTACCGCTGCTCCAGCTAATGCCACATCCTCCTGGTGGGATGTCCACCCCAACTCCAACTGGCTGTCATCATCCCAGACCCAGGCAGACGGAGGTCTCCAGGCCTCCCTGCAGCCTGTGGCTCCTCAGGCCTCCCTCAGCCCGCAGTTGTCCAGTTACAGCACCGACTTTACACAACTCAACCCAGCTCCTTACCCCTCTGTGGGACTGAGCTCCTCCTCACACCTCCTCCAGCCATCTCAGCACATGCTGCCCCAGGACATGTACAAGCCCAAGCCTGTGCAGAGCTCAGGGCTGATGGAGAGTCCCATGGGTCTAAAGCCTGCAAGGGGATCAGCGGGCTACAGTGGAGGGGGAGCCCCCACCAGGTCCTCATGTGACTGCCCCAATTGCCAGGAGCTGGAGAGGCTCGGGGCCTCGGCTGCATCCCTGAGGAAGAAGCCGGTCCACAGTTGCCACATCCCAGGCTGTGGGAAAGTCTACGGCAAGGCGTCCCACCTCAAAGCCCACCTGCGCTGGCACACTGGTGAGCGGCCTTTTGTTTGCAACTGGCTGTTCTGCGGGAAGCGCTTCACCCGCTCGGATGAACTGGAGAGGCACGTGCGCACCCACACACGAGAGAAAAAGTTCACCTGTCTACTGTGCAACAAGCGTTTCACACGCAGCGACCACCTCTCCAAGCACCAGAAGACCCATGCAGATTCTGCAATGCAGGGGAAAGCTGTagctggagagggagagacagatcCTCGGAGCGAGGAGACCACAGAGCTCAACACCAGCGCCGTACCTGCCAATACTGTCACTGACCAGATTAGCAATGGAGATGAGAAGACTGGCACGCCTAATGGAGTGGAGAACAGCAGTGGACTGTTGGAGATCTGA